A genomic window from Filimonas effusa includes:
- a CDS encoding NAD(P)H-quinone oxidoreductase, with amino-acid sequence MKAIVIPQPGDPSVLTLTERPDPVPAAHEVLIAVKAAGVNRPDIIQRKGHYAAPPGIVADIPGLEVAGEIIACGSEVSRWKPGDRVCALLGGGGYASKAIAQEGQCLPIPAGWTEAEAASLPETVLTVWHNVFQRGQLQAGEHLLVHGGSSGIGITAIQLAKAFGAKVSVTAGSEEKCEACRRLGAGKAINYKEQDFAQILEQEGVNVILDMIGAKYFPQNINLLQPDGRLVFINAMKGNEANFAITDLMRKRLTITGSTLRSRDNAFKASLTREVEEKVWPVLESGQFKPVIYRSLPLSDAAEAHSLMEASVHIGKIVLLT; translated from the coding sequence ATGAAAGCAATTGTCATTCCCCAACCTGGTGATCCTTCGGTATTAACGTTAACGGAACGTCCCGATCCTGTGCCGGCGGCTCATGAAGTATTGATAGCAGTAAAAGCTGCGGGCGTAAACCGTCCCGATATTATACAGCGGAAAGGCCATTACGCCGCACCTCCCGGCATCGTCGCCGATATCCCCGGACTGGAAGTAGCCGGAGAAATAATTGCCTGCGGCAGCGAAGTAAGCCGCTGGAAACCGGGAGACCGCGTATGTGCACTGCTTGGCGGAGGCGGTTACGCCTCAAAAGCCATCGCACAGGAAGGCCAATGCCTGCCCATCCCCGCCGGATGGACCGAAGCAGAAGCAGCTTCATTACCCGAAACAGTCCTCACCGTATGGCATAACGTTTTCCAGCGGGGACAACTGCAGGCCGGCGAACACCTGCTGGTACACGGCGGCAGCAGCGGCATAGGCATTACAGCGATTCAACTGGCAAAAGCCTTCGGCGCCAAAGTATCGGTAACAGCCGGATCCGAAGAAAAATGTGAAGCCTGCCGCCGTTTAGGCGCCGGTAAGGCCATCAATTACAAAGAACAGGACTTTGCACAAATTCTTGAACAGGAAGGGGTTAATGTAATCCTGGATATGATTGGCGCAAAGTATTTCCCCCAAAACATAAACCTGCTGCAACCCGATGGCCGCCTGGTATTCATAAACGCCATGAAAGGCAATGAAGCAAACTTCGCCATTACCGACCTCATGCGCAAACGCCTTACCATCACCGGGAGCACCCTGCGCAGCCGCGATAACGCATTCAAAGCTTCATTAACAAGGGAAGTGGAAGAAAAAGTATGGCCTGTTCTCGAATCAGGTCAGTTTAAACCCGTGATTTACCGCAGTTTACCATTATCCGACGCCGCAGAAGCACATTCCCTAATGGAAGCAAGTGTGCATATAGGCAAGATTGTACTGCTTACCTAA
- a CDS encoding sensor histidine kinase: MWSKVKKWLDTGTSEEFGFIINTRIRTINLAAMVGGSASLLFTILNFSTGHYLLGAHTLVNLILLGTLIYFNARHNFLKGPATMMVLLSLAFTSNGILFHNGMEFYVLLVVCLGLLLFDNMRVILLILFINSILFLVAHKVVSRYAIQPSIANRSFINMAVWLVILLLCLYTFKKRSLMYLQRLELANKQLQESNRSKEKLFSIVAHDMRSPLNSLTATLDLLNNQFIDEKTFRELSSLLSNQTKHLNENMDVLLRWATSQLRGIEVNAHAFDLCIYIRDILQLLAPLMEFKHVRCEAGCNGPVMVFADTDHVQLILRNLITNAIKFSHTGGVITVSASCEEKGKVWVHVQDNGIGMSQDAVNNLFNPAVIQSLPGTGNEKGIGLGLQLSNEFVQKNGGSITVKSTPSKGSIFSFSLPAAPGNYSS, encoded by the coding sequence ATGTGGAGTAAAGTAAAAAAGTGGCTGGATACGGGCACATCGGAGGAGTTTGGCTTTATTATTAATACACGTATCCGGACAATAAACCTGGCTGCCATGGTGGGGGGCTCCGCCTCACTGCTTTTCACTATCCTCAATTTCTCGACAGGTCATTACCTGCTGGGCGCTCATACCCTCGTTAATCTCATCCTCCTGGGAACGCTTATCTATTTCAATGCACGCCATAACTTCCTGAAAGGACCCGCTACCATGATGGTACTGCTCTCCCTGGCATTTACCTCAAACGGCATCCTCTTCCATAACGGAATGGAGTTTTACGTGCTGCTGGTAGTATGCCTCGGGTTGTTGCTGTTCGATAACATGCGGGTTATTTTGCTCATCCTGTTCATCAACAGCATATTATTCCTCGTGGCACATAAAGTGGTTTCCCGTTATGCCATACAGCCATCGATCGCCAACAGATCGTTCATAAATATGGCCGTATGGCTCGTAATACTGTTGTTGTGTTTATACACCTTCAAGAAACGCAGCCTCATGTACCTGCAACGCCTCGAACTGGCAAATAAGCAGTTGCAGGAATCCAACCGCTCAAAAGAAAAACTGTTCTCGATAGTAGCGCATGATATGCGATCTCCGCTCAACTCATTAACCGCTACACTCGATCTCCTGAATAACCAGTTCATCGACGAAAAAACCTTCCGCGAACTAAGCAGCTTGCTTTCAAACCAAACAAAACATCTTAACGAAAACATGGATGTGCTGTTGAGATGGGCAACCAGCCAGTTAAGAGGAATTGAAGTGAATGCCCATGCTTTTGACCTCTGCATTTATATCCGCGATATACTGCAGTTGCTGGCTCCGTTAATGGAATTCAAACACGTTCGCTGCGAAGCAGGATGCAATGGACCTGTGATGGTATTTGCCGATACCGATCACGTACAGCTTATACTGCGCAACCTTATTACCAATGCCATCAAATTCAGCCATACAGGTGGCGTCATTACAGTATCGGCATCGTGTGAAGAAAAAGGCAAAGTATGGGTGCATGTACAGGATAATGGCATAGGCATGAGCCAGGATGCAGTGAACAACCTGTTCAACCCCGCCGTAATTCAATCACTCCCCGGTACAGGCAATGAAAAAGGTATTGGCCTGGGATTGCAGTTAAGCAATGAATTTGTACAAAAGAATGGTGGCAGTATTACCGTTAAAAGTACGCCTTCAAAAGGCAGTATTTTCAGTTTCAGCCTGCCCGCCGCACCTGGGAACTATTCTTCATAG
- a CDS encoding SRPBCC domain-containing protein, which yields MKDFKKYYILPASPEEVYLALTNPATIRLWTGEPAVMSTEPGSEFSLWDESIAGKNLEFEEGKKVVQQWYFGDQEEASIVTIKLHPHKHGTSVELRHTNIPDEEYEDMVAGWDEVYFGSLIEFYEE from the coding sequence ATGAAAGACTTTAAAAAATATTATATCCTTCCGGCGTCTCCGGAAGAAGTGTACCTGGCGCTCACCAACCCGGCTACCATCAGGTTATGGACGGGTGAACCTGCCGTTATGTCTACAGAACCAGGCTCTGAGTTTTCTCTCTGGGATGAAAGTATTGCGGGTAAGAATCTTGAGTTTGAAGAAGGGAAAAAGGTTGTGCAGCAATGGTATTTCGGTGACCAGGAAGAAGCTTCGATAGTAACCATTAAACTGCATCCGCATAAACATGGAACTTCGGTTGAGTTAAGACATACCAATATTCCCGACGAGGAATATGAAGATATGGTCGCAGGATGGGATGAGGTATATTTTGGCTCGCTGATAGAGTTCTATGAAGAATAG
- a CDS encoding STN and carboxypeptidase regulatory-like domain-containing protein, whose amino-acid sequence MSSIKIFKVIVCVLLACACFVAAPAQDLLYKQVSVNVKGARLALVLEQIGKQGDFFFSYNSNVIRGDSLVSLSVRQRTVKQVLDLLFEGSVHYQVSGKYIILQEASPPLSSTWFVSGYVRDAVSGEKISNASVYERQHLSGTITNEDGFFRLRLKDRYKYPPSFAISISRIAYADTFVMVRPGQDELLDVNLQPVSGELSPIILSPKAQRNWLSKLFISSSQSIQSLNLRNFFASEPYQVSLIPGFGTHGKLSSQVVNKASMNVIGGYTAGIDGFEVAGLFNINEKSAKYVQMAGLFNVVGANAEGLQMAGVYNHVQDSVKGWQFSGVNNTVVSALKGLQAGGVYNHVGGNMSGIQIAGVANNNRENTEGFQISGVANMVAGSFKGFQAAGVSNYAGDSASGLQLAGVANVVHSTMNGIQVSFFVNYARHVRGSQIGFINICDSVSGYSIGFINIVKKGYHKLTVSTTDVLDFNLSYKSGNRKLYSIITAGANIGGNRKTYGFGYGFGNETRLTKKLSLINELVFQQLYIGTWDSIPELISYRPAIQWQVNKSVALYTGPCFWAGNTERPLPGYAAVKTPVTIANSGKNRLWMGWHLALQLF is encoded by the coding sequence ATGAGTTCTATTAAAATATTTAAAGTTATTGTTTGTGTTCTGCTTGCCTGCGCCTGCTTTGTTGCCGCTCCTGCCCAGGACCTGCTGTATAAACAGGTTTCGGTAAATGTAAAGGGAGCACGGCTGGCGCTGGTGCTTGAGCAGATAGGTAAGCAGGGTGATTTTTTCTTTTCCTATAACAGCAATGTCATACGTGGTGACAGCCTGGTTTCCTTATCGGTACGGCAGCGTACGGTAAAGCAGGTGCTTGATCTGCTGTTTGAAGGAAGTGTTCACTACCAGGTATCGGGGAAATATATCATACTCCAGGAGGCTTCTCCGCCGCTCAGCAGCACCTGGTTTGTATCGGGTTATGTGCGGGATGCGGTTAGCGGTGAAAAGATCAGTAATGCCAGTGTTTATGAACGACAGCACTTGTCGGGAACCATCACAAATGAGGATGGTTTTTTTCGTTTGCGGTTGAAAGACAGATACAAGTACCCGCCGTCTTTTGCCATTAGCATCAGCCGTATTGCATATGCCGATACCTTCGTGATGGTACGCCCGGGGCAGGATGAACTACTGGATGTAAACCTGCAGCCGGTTAGCGGTGAATTAAGTCCTATTATCCTTTCTCCCAAGGCCCAGCGTAACTGGCTATCCAAACTCTTTATCTCTTCTTCTCAAAGTATACAAAGTCTTAACCTTCGTAATTTCTTTGCGTCGGAGCCATACCAGGTGTCTCTTATTCCGGGGTTTGGCACGCATGGTAAATTGAGTTCGCAGGTGGTGAATAAGGCGTCGATGAATGTGATTGGTGGTTATACCGCGGGAATAGATGGCTTTGAAGTGGCAGGACTTTTCAATATCAATGAAAAGAGTGCCAAGTATGTGCAGATGGCGGGGTTGTTTAATGTTGTTGGCGCGAATGCTGAAGGTTTACAGATGGCTGGTGTTTACAATCATGTGCAGGATTCGGTAAAGGGCTGGCAGTTTTCCGGTGTTAATAATACTGTGGTAAGTGCGTTGAAGGGCTTGCAGGCTGGTGGTGTTTATAACCATGTGGGTGGCAATATGAGTGGTATACAAATAGCGGGTGTTGCCAATAACAACCGCGAGAATACCGAAGGGTTTCAGATCAGTGGTGTGGCCAACATGGTGGCTGGTTCTTTCAAAGGTTTCCAGGCGGCAGGTGTTTCGAACTATGCCGGCGACAGTGCATCGGGTCTCCAGCTTGCCGGTGTTGCGAATGTTGTGCATTCTACCATGAATGGTATCCAGGTTAGTTTCTTTGTGAACTATGCCCGTCATGTGCGGGGTTCGCAAATAGGGTTCATCAATATTTGTGATTCTGTATCGGGGTATAGTATAGGTTTCATCAATATTGTGAAGAAGGGATATCATAAGTTAACGGTATCTACTACCGATGTATTGGATTTCAACCTTTCTTATAAATCGGGTAACCGTAAGTTATACAGCATTATTACCGCCGGGGCCAATATTGGCGGCAACAGGAAAACGTATGGTTTTGGTTATGGTTTTGGTAATGAAACCCGATTGACGAAGAAGCTTTCTCTTATAAATGAGCTGGTGTTTCAGCAGCTTTATATAGGCACGTGGGATAGTATCCCGGAATTGATCTCGTACCGGCCTGCTATACAATGGCAGGTGAATAAATCGGTGGCGCTTTATACGGGTCCTTGTTTTTGGGCGGGCAATACTGAGCGCCCTCTTCCGGGATATGCTGCTGTAAAAACTCCTGTTACTATTGCCAATTCCGGTAAGAACAGGCTTTGGATGGGATGGCATCTGGCGTTGCAGTTGTTTTAA
- a CDS encoding FecR family protein, which yields MKPDLNEKWDDLLVKYLLGEATPNEQQEVAQWRSLGEANESYYQQLSAVWEKSRVIAAKTTVSEEEAWMRFRQRVKNDGFSSLPQAGNTNDEEGGGKVVKHSRFTFQWWQAAAAFLVLLAGAWLTVTLVNNRGTVTIASGNSVLTDTLPDGSVITLNKNAAIVYKKSFNDSHRNIDLKGEAFFDVASDKNKPFTIKTGDNIAITVLGTSFNVNNTDTVTEIIVESGMVEVAVGERTVRLHRHEKLTVSGKEMQLYKQSNNSVLYNHYRTHTFVCASTPLRELVFKLNEVYAADIVIGNNRIADLPLTTTFQEASLDSIIHIVCLTLDISSRKEKNRIILE from the coding sequence GTGAAACCAGACTTAAATGAAAAATGGGATGACCTGCTGGTAAAGTACCTTCTTGGCGAGGCCACCCCCAATGAACAACAGGAAGTAGCTCAATGGCGCTCTCTAGGCGAGGCCAATGAAAGCTACTACCAGCAATTGAGCGCGGTTTGGGAAAAGAGCCGCGTTATAGCAGCCAAAACAACTGTTTCGGAAGAGGAAGCCTGGATGCGCTTCCGGCAAAGAGTAAAGAACGATGGGTTTTCTTCTCTGCCACAGGCCGGGAACACGAATGACGAAGAAGGCGGCGGCAAGGTTGTCAAACATAGCAGGTTTACTTTTCAATGGTGGCAGGCGGCTGCGGCTTTCCTGGTATTACTTGCCGGCGCCTGGCTTACGGTAACGCTTGTGAATAACCGGGGAACTGTTACTATTGCTTCGGGAAACAGTGTTTTAACAGATACACTGCCCGATGGCTCAGTGATAACACTCAATAAGAATGCTGCGATTGTTTATAAAAAATCTTTCAATGACAGTCATCGCAATATCGATCTTAAAGGAGAAGCTTTCTTTGACGTGGCTTCCGACAAGAACAAGCCTTTTACTATTAAAACAGGCGACAATATTGCCATCACTGTACTGGGCACTTCCTTTAATGTTAATAATACAGATACTGTTACCGAGATCATCGTGGAATCAGGTATGGTAGAAGTTGCTGTTGGTGAAAGGACAGTAAGACTGCATCGGCACGAAAAGCTTACGGTGAGCGGCAAAGAAATGCAGCTGTATAAACAGTCGAACAACAGTGTGCTCTATAACCATTACCGGACACATACCTTTGTTTGCGCGTCGACGCCATTGCGGGAACTTGTTTTCAAACTCAATGAGGTGTATGCTGCCGATATTGTTATAGGTAATAACCGGATCGCCGATCTGCCATTGACAACAACGTTCCAGGAAGCGTCGCTCGACAGTATTATTCACATTGTTTGCCTGACACTGGATATCAGTTCCCGGAAGGAGAAAAACCGTATTATATTGGAATGA
- a CDS encoding RNA polymerase sigma-70 factor has translation MDVSYAGLMELLAAGDAQVFEQVFKAYFKGLHAYACTLLDSEAVAEEIVQQVFYKLWERKEQVVVHTSIKAYLYRSVHNESLNYLKHQKVKSTHQTYIMQQGQQQERNAAASLAGKELELKIKEALNELPEQCRTIFQLSRFEELKYREIAGQLNLSVKTVENQMGKALKLLRLKLADFLILLIILFLYH, from the coding sequence ATGGATGTAAGCTATGCAGGTTTAATGGAATTGCTGGCCGCCGGCGATGCGCAGGTATTTGAACAGGTTTTTAAAGCCTACTTCAAAGGTTTGCATGCTTATGCCTGCACGTTATTGGACAGCGAAGCAGTAGCTGAAGAAATAGTACAACAGGTGTTTTATAAACTGTGGGAAAGAAAAGAGCAGGTAGTGGTGCACACTTCGATAAAAGCCTATCTCTACAGATCGGTACATAACGAAAGTCTCAATTACCTGAAACATCAGAAGGTAAAATCAACACATCAAACGTACATTATGCAGCAAGGCCAACAGCAGGAAAGAAATGCGGCAGCATCGCTGGCTGGAAAAGAACTGGAATTGAAGATCAAAGAAGCGCTCAATGAATTGCCGGAGCAATGCAGGACTATCTTCCAGTTAAGCCGCTTTGAAGAACTGAAATACCGTGAAATAGCGGGGCAACTGAATCTTTCAGTAAAGACAGTTGAAAACCAGATGGGCAAAGCGCTTAAATTGCTTCGCCTGAAACTGGCCGATTTCCTTATATTATTGATCATCTTATTTCTTTACCATTAA
- a CDS encoding TonB-dependent receptor yields MRLLFLFLIMILLWLIRGYSQQPQPFTQSVKGYVSDAESQRPLSAVSVLLTPGDFKAVTDSLGFFRLPQVPVGRYTIQYTLLGYEILTLPDVVVSSGKELEQKVTLQEGFKQLQAITVRSGRNSRKPINEFATVSARSFSIEDTKRFPAAFNDPARMVMNYPGVAAAGDGHNDIVVRGNSPQGVLWKLEGIEIPTPNHFSDLGASGGPVSMLSSNVIGRSDFYTGAFAADIGNATAAAFDLNFRNGNTSRAEHSVMLGTLGAELSTEGPLNKNKTGSFLVNYRYSTLALLKTFIGSKETPEYQDLSFKLNWKSAKTGEWSLFGLGGYNRFEGDPEKDSTKWDSEDNRNDRATVVGKLGVLGLSHQVFVGTDAYIKTVLSTSYRGSSIDADTLNPSSHYQPVPVTQQKFTDKALRISSFYNNKLNLRNTIRTGFVIQRWQYDFYNRYYDDAEDQWKQVLADDGATSFYQGFFLWKHRFSNRLLLNTGVHASYLALTEKHSIEPRASLSYNAAGGVWTLAAGLHSKPEHISTYMFRNAAANAPTAPLNKHLDLSKAVHIVAGYEHFFSSLNLTAKAELYYQHLYNVPVEENSKSGFASLNMISVYDLMDKNRLISKGKGRNYGIDLSLERPFSNHYFFMTNFSVFKSEYTDAVGATYNTRFNRDFLANLIGGKEWQSARNSNKTIGVNVKVLMTGGLRISPIDLAASRETGKEQYVPGLYYSKHGPAYFRIDWSAYIRKERKNSTHTFSIEVQNMTNRENFLANYFDTRTNTEKTRHQIGFLPNISYKIQFHR; encoded by the coding sequence ATGCGTTTACTTTTTCTATTCCTGATAATGATATTGCTATGGCTAATCAGAGGCTATAGTCAACAGCCACAACCATTTACACAATCGGTAAAGGGTTATGTATCTGATGCGGAATCGCAGCGGCCGCTGAGCGCCGTATCTGTGTTATTAACGCCCGGCGACTTTAAGGCGGTAACTGATAGTCTTGGTTTTTTTCGTTTGCCGCAGGTACCTGTAGGCAGGTATACCATCCAGTATACATTGCTTGGATATGAGATACTGACTTTGCCCGATGTAGTGGTTTCGTCGGGTAAGGAGCTGGAGCAGAAGGTGACATTACAGGAGGGTTTCAAGCAATTGCAGGCTATTACGGTGCGTTCCGGGCGTAACAGCCGCAAGCCGATCAATGAGTTTGCCACTGTTAGTGCGCGCTCCTTTTCTATCGAGGATACCAAACGTTTTCCTGCGGCGTTCAATGATCCGGCGCGTATGGTCATGAACTATCCTGGTGTGGCTGCGGCCGGTGATGGCCACAATGATATAGTGGTAAGAGGTAATTCGCCACAGGGTGTTCTCTGGAAGCTGGAGGGAATAGAGATACCTACCCCCAATCACTTCTCTGATCTTGGTGCTTCGGGAGGTCCTGTCAGCATGTTAAGCAGTAATGTGATAGGGCGGTCTGATTTTTATACCGGCGCGTTTGCCGCTGATATTGGAAATGCTACGGCTGCTGCCTTTGATCTCAACTTCCGGAATGGCAATACCAGCAGGGCAGAGCATTCGGTAATGCTGGGTACGCTTGGTGCGGAGTTGTCGACCGAGGGGCCGCTTAATAAAAATAAAACCGGTTCTTTCCTGGTGAACTACAGGTATTCGACGCTGGCTTTGCTGAAAACCTTTATAGGATCGAAAGAAACGCCGGAGTACCAGGATCTTTCATTTAAACTGAACTGGAAGTCGGCGAAGACAGGTGAATGGTCTTTATTTGGATTAGGGGGCTATAACAGGTTCGAGGGAGATCCTGAAAAGGACAGTACTAAATGGGATAGTGAGGATAACAGGAATGATCGTGCTACTGTTGTTGGGAAACTTGGTGTACTGGGGCTTTCACACCAGGTGTTTGTAGGAACGGATGCCTATATTAAGACGGTGTTGTCTACTTCGTATCGCGGTTCTTCTATCGATGCCGATACACTTAATCCTTCGAGTCATTACCAGCCTGTTCCTGTTACCCAACAGAAGTTTACCGACAAGGCTTTGCGTATTTCGAGCTTTTATAATAACAAACTTAATCTGAGGAATACCATCAGAACAGGGTTTGTGATACAACGCTGGCAATATGATTTCTATAACCGTTATTACGATGATGCCGAAGACCAATGGAAGCAGGTGCTGGCAGATGATGGCGCTACCAGTTTTTATCAGGGTTTTTTCCTGTGGAAGCACAGGTTCTCGAACAGGCTTCTTCTGAACACGGGTGTGCATGCTTCTTACCTGGCGTTGACGGAGAAGCATAGTATAGAGCCACGTGCATCGTTATCGTATAATGCGGCAGGTGGCGTTTGGACGCTGGCTGCCGGCCTGCATAGTAAGCCGGAGCATATTTCTACTTATATGTTCAGGAATGCTGCGGCGAATGCACCTACAGCGCCGTTGAACAAACATCTTGATCTTTCCAAAGCCGTTCATATTGTTGCGGGGTATGAACATTTCTTCTCTTCATTGAACCTTACTGCGAAGGCAGAACTTTATTACCAGCATTTGTATAATGTTCCGGTGGAAGAGAACAGCAAGTCGGGGTTTGCGTCGCTTAATATGATAAGCGTTTACGACCTGATGGACAAAAACAGGCTTATCAGTAAGGGTAAGGGAAGGAACTATGGAATAGATCTTAGTCTTGAACGTCCTTTCAGCAATCATTATTTCTTCATGACCAATTTCTCGGTGTTTAAGTCGGAGTATACCGATGCTGTGGGCGCTACCTATAATACACGCTTTAACCGTGATTTCCTTGCTAATCTTATCGGGGGAAAAGAATGGCAGTCGGCACGTAACTCCAATAAAACCATAGGCGTTAATGTTAAGGTGCTGATGACGGGTGGTTTGCGTATTTCTCCGATAGACCTGGCTGCTTCGCGTGAAACGGGTAAGGAGCAGTATGTACCGGGGTTATATTATAGTAAACACGGGCCTGCTTATTTCAGGATTGACTGGAGCGCCTATATAAGAAAGGAAAGGAAAAACAGTACACATACTTTTTCTATCGAAGTTCAGAATATGACCAACAGGGAAAACTTCCTGGCTAATTATTTCGATACGAGGACCAATACGGAGAAGACAAGGCATCAGATCGGGTTCTTACCCAATATCAGCTATAAAATACAGTTTCACCGCTGA
- a CDS encoding nitroreductase family protein, translating to MTLQELKELVANRRSVKPAIMNGQKADDAVIKALLELADWAPTHARTEPWRFVVYSNDAVQQFCADHAQLYKDNTPPEKFAQATFDNLTHMGDKLSHIIAVHMKRGSNPNIPVLEEIAAVSCATQNMLLGAAAAGLSVLWSTGGMVLKPAMKAYFELGEEDLVMGLLYIGYSNDGYKPGSRQYPLDQKVIWK from the coding sequence ATGACATTACAAGAACTGAAAGAACTGGTAGCTAATCGCCGTAGCGTGAAGCCGGCGATCATGAACGGCCAAAAGGCGGATGACGCCGTTATTAAAGCATTGCTGGAGCTGGCCGACTGGGCGCCTACGCATGCGCGTACGGAGCCCTGGCGTTTTGTGGTTTACAGCAACGATGCCGTACAACAATTTTGTGCAGATCATGCGCAGCTTTACAAGGACAATACACCTCCCGAGAAGTTTGCACAGGCAACATTCGACAATCTTACCCATATGGGCGATAAGCTGTCGCATATCATTGCTGTTCATATGAAAAGAGGGTCGAATCCCAACATTCCTGTGCTGGAAGAAATTGCTGCTGTTTCGTGCGCTACGCAGAACATGCTGCTGGGCGCTGCTGCTGCGGGGCTTTCTGTGCTCTGGAGCACCGGTGGTATGGTATTAAAGCCGGCTATGAAGGCATACTTTGAGCTTGGTGAAGAAGACCTGGTGATGGGGCTGCTTTACATTGGTTATTCCAATGATGGGTATAAGCCTGGTTCCCGCCAGTATCCTCTTGATCAGAAAGTGATTTGGAAGTAG
- a CDS encoding DUF3078 domain-containing protein — protein sequence MKQLFLMSTLLMSILLVNAQDKTIRNLQTESGRSIKKDAADTAKKIWKTGGMFSFNLSQAALSNWAAGGDDFSMAITSYLNLYAFYKHGKHSWDNTFDANFGYVNTTSLGARKNDDRIDLLSKYGYELNPKLNLSGLFNFRSQMLKGYTYSGDEKTFTSNFLAPAYVLVSAGLDYKPVKNLSIFVSPMTSRWVIVNNDSLSAKGLYGVDTGRHSTNELGAYATINYTANINKTVTYKGRLDLFSNYKSHPQNVDIFMTNMFAVKLSRVISATWSLDIIYDDDVKLFGKDKNSAGTQIKSVVGAGLMVKF from the coding sequence ATGAAGCAATTGTTTTTAATGAGTACCCTTCTCATGAGCATCCTGTTGGTAAATGCACAGGATAAAACTATCAGGAACTTACAAACGGAAAGCGGCAGGAGCATCAAAAAAGATGCTGCCGATACTGCGAAAAAGATATGGAAGACGGGAGGCATGTTTTCTTTCAATCTTTCACAGGCGGCCTTAAGCAACTGGGCAGCGGGCGGGGATGACTTTTCTATGGCCATCACCTCGTACCTGAACCTGTATGCTTTTTACAAACATGGCAAACATAGCTGGGACAATACTTTCGATGCCAACTTTGGTTATGTGAACACTACCAGCCTGGGAGCAAGAAAGAATGACGACCGCATAGATCTTTTATCGAAATATGGTTATGAACTCAATCCCAAGCTGAACCTTTCGGGGTTGTTCAATTTCAGATCGCAGATGCTGAAGGGTTATACTTATTCAGGCGATGAAAAAACCTTTACTTCTAATTTCCTGGCACCGGCTTATGTACTGGTAAGTGCGGGTCTGGATTACAAGCCTGTTAAAAACCTGTCGATATTTGTGTCGCCTATGACTTCGCGCTGGGTGATTGTAAACAATGACAGTCTTTCAGCAAAAGGGCTGTATGGGGTTGATACCGGCCGGCATAGCACCAATGAGTTAGGCGCCTATGCTACCATCAACTATACCGCCAATATCAATAAAACCGTTACATATAAAGGGCGGCTGGATCTATTCTCGAACTATAAAAGCCATCCGCAGAACGTTGATATTTTCATGACCAATATGTTTGCGGTGAAGCTTTCGAGGGTTATTTCGGCCACCTGGAGCCTGGATATCATTTATGATGATGATGTAAAACTTTTTGGAAAGGATAAGAACTCTGCCGGAACCCAGATAAAGTCGGTTGTTGGTGCGGGTTTGATGGTGAAGTTTTAG